The Chitinophagaceae bacterium nucleotide sequence GTACTGAGTTTTCCTGAAGGATTTACATCACCAAATAAAACATCAGCAATCGCATAACCTGCTTCACTTCCTCCAAACCAAACATTTAAAATTGCAGATACATTCTCATTTTCCCATTTCAATGCTAACGGGCGACCGGTAAATAAAACAAGTACAACAGGCTTTCCTGTTTTCAATAATGCTTTCAATAATTCTTTCTGTGCCTTTGGAATTTCAATATTACTTCTGCTCGATGATTCACCGCTCATCTCTGAACTCTCGCCCAACACAGCAACAATTACATCACTTTGATTGGCGATATCAACAGCTTCCTTCATAATCACATCAGCAGGGCGGCTGTCTCTGTGCAAAGATTTACCAAACATGCCTGCTCTTACTTCAAACAAACTATCACTGTCAAGATTAGAGCCTCTTGCAGTTAAAATTTTTACTTTATCACCAATCACTTCTTTCAATCCTGTTAAAACAGAAGTTGCTTTTGAAAAATTAGCAGCCACACTCCATGTACCCGGCATGTTCTCCTTGTTATCTGCCATTGGTCCGATCAGTGCAATTGTTCCAGATTTTTTTAACGGCAATACATTGTTTTGATTCTTGAGTAATACAAAACTTTGTGCAGCAGTTTCTCTTGCAGCTTTGCGGTGTGCTGAAGTGAAAATATCTGTCTTCGCTCTTTCAGGGTTGCAGTAACGGTAAGGATCATCAAACAATCCAAGTTTATATTTTGCTTCCAGTATTCTTCTGCAGGCTGCATCAATCATCTGCATCGTAACTTTTCCTTCTTTCAATGATTGTTTCAAGGTAAGTAAGAATCCTTCACCTACCATATCCATATCAATGCCGGCATTTAATGCTTTTCCTGAAACAGTTTTTAAATCACCAATACCATGTTCAATCATTTCGTTAATGCCTGTATAATCGGTTACAACAAATCCTTTAAAGCCCCATTGATTGCGAAGCACTGTTGTCATTAGCCATTTATTTGCTGTTGCAGGAATTCCATCCACATCGTTGAACGATGCCATCACACTTCCTGCACCTGCATCAACTGCAGCTTTATAAGGTGGGAAATATTCATTATACATTCTGTATCGGCTCATGTCGGTTGTATTGTAATCTCTTCCTGCTTCTGCAGCACCATACAACGCATAATGTTTTACACAGGCCATGATGGTGTTATTCAGTGAAAGATCTTTTCCCTGGTATCCCTGCACCATTGCTTTGGCAATCTGTGAACCGAGATAAGCATCTTCACCACTTCCTTCTGCAACCCTTCCCCAGCGAGGATCACGGGCAATGTCAACCATCGGGCTGAAGGTCCAGTTAATACCATCTGCACTTGCTTCAACTGCCGCTATTCTTGCACTGCGTTCAATTAAATTCATATCCCAGCTGCAGCTTAATCCAAGCGGAATAGGAAACACCGTTTCATATCCATGAATTACATCCATACCAAACAGCAAAGGAATTTTTAAACGGCTTTCTTCTACTGCCACTTTTTGTACGGCACGGATCTTTTCAACAGATTTGATATTGAACAATCCTCCAACTTTTCCTTCCCTGATTTTTTTGCCGATATCTGAATTGCCTGCCTGTCCTGTAACAATATCGCCTGAACCGGGCAAATTCAATTGACCAATTTTTTCATCGAGTGTCATTTTCTGCATCAATGCATCAATGAACAGTTTCATTTTTGAATCATCCGGTTTTTGTGCGGCAATAAATACCAACGCAAATACAACGGAGAATAATGTAAGCTTCTGTAAGAGTTTCATGAGTCTGTTTTTTTATTTCATTAAATATGGTGCGATAACTTTTTTCCAGATAGCATAGCCTTTTGCATTCATATGCAGGTTATCTTCTTTGAAAATATCCGTCATTGATGATCCATCCGGCATAAGCATGGAATGATATACATCAATGAATGCTGCCTTTGTTTGTTTTGATAAATACACTTTTATCTGCCGGTTGGCTTCTTCGTATTTCGGCATCAAATGAGCACGGCTTGGGCTGGGCTTCATTGACACATAGGCAAAAGGAACTGTTTTATATTTTGCCCGGATCAGTTTAAACAGTGCTTCAAACCGATCCACAACCATTGCAACAGTAACGGTATCGCTGGAAGCAAAATCATTTTCTCCGCAATACATTACAATCTGTTTTGGCTGATACGGATAAATTACATCATAGCGGTAACGGATCAGATCAACCAGTTTAGAGCCACCAAAGGCACGGTTCAGAATTGGTTTTGATGGAAAATATTCCTGCACATCTTTCCACAATGTAAAAGAAGAACTGCCGATAAGTAATATCTGGTTGGTGGCAGGAAATTTAGCACTGTCAATTGCTTTCAATGCCTGTACTTCTTTCCAGTAAGGAAGTTTTTCCTGTGCCTGAACAGAAACAGCCAGCAACAGAAATACTAAGATTACTTTACTAATTTTCTTTATCATACTAATCCGCTTTAATAACTTTTGTTCTTTCGCTTGTACCGTTTTCATTAATGGATTCAATGGAGTAATAATAAGCCTTTTGCGAATCCATTGCCTTCATCCAGTATTCATTGTTTGAATGCACCATGATACTGGTATATAATTTATCTGGATGAGTGCCGTAATAAATATTGTAAGCAAATGCATTATCCACCGGTTTCCATTTAATAAAAGCACTCCGTTTGTCTTTCTCTGTTCGCAATACAATAAATCCCTGCACTGCATCGGGTTTAGAACCATTGCCATTCCCGAAAACCCTGAAACCACTGATGGCAAATTTGCCGGTTGGCATATGAATATTCTCCAGCTTTATAAATCTTGCCTGTACAGGTTTCTCCAGTTCTACATGCTCGTGTGGTATATCTGTTTTGTTATTACTTTTATCAACCAGTACATTCCATTTTTTTCCGTCAACAGAATAATAAAGTTTGTACTGATGATACTGATCATTCCATTTACCAAGGTGATTACTTTCCACATCCTGATCAGCATAGTTAATCTGCACAGCATTCACAGTTGAAATATTTCCCAAATCAGTTTGAATATACTCTCCTTTGTTAACTGTTGCTGCACTCCAATACGTTTTTATCAACTCATCAACAGCATTGTTCGGAAGGTAGCCACCTAAGGTGGAAGAAACCTGCACAGCTTTGTTATAGTTTAATAACATCCATCCTGTGAAGTATCCTGATTTGCCATTGGCTCCATATGTTGAACCTGAAAAACCAGGTGCAGGAATAAAATGCGGATAATCGCCAAAGGTTGTGTTGCAATACATGTTTCCATCTTTATCAAAGCCGGTTGGCCAGATACCCAATCTTCTTTCAAACGTATTTTTTACAGAAAGTACTGTTGTAGAAACATGCCAGTAGTTTTGATAATTGTCCTGGAACGTAGCACCATGCCCGGCTCCACGAACAAAGCCTCCCAGCTTAATACTTAACGGATCACTTTGTGCTTCAAAAAAACCAAGCGGTTCATTACCCACCAGTAATCCATCTGCATAGCCGCTGAATTCTGTTCCGGGTGCACCATACTGCAAATAATATTTTCCATTGTGTTTTGTCATATGTGACCCTTCAATAAAAGGATCAAGAAATGTGTTATCCATATGCTCACCAAAACGCTGCCAGCCAAAACGCCATGGTTCGAGTAAATACATTTCTTTTCTTGTGCCGATGGGTTGCAATGTTTTTCTGTTGAGTTCAATTCCGTACATCGGAAA carries:
- a CDS encoding G-D-S-L family lipolytic protein → MIKKISKVILVFLLLAVSVQAQEKLPYWKEVQALKAIDSAKFPATNQILLIGSSSFTLWKDVQEYFPSKPILNRAFGGSKLVDLIRYRYDVIYPYQPKQIVMYCGENDFASSDTVTVAMVVDRFEALFKLIRAKYKTVPFAYVSMKPSPSRAHLMPKYEEANRQIKVYLSKQTKAAFIDVYHSMLMPDGSSMTDIFKEDNLHMNAKGYAIWKKVIAPYLMK
- a CDS encoding family 43 glycosylhydrolase; translated protein: MLWRNLKKGIYEQKKTDPSSYHNVDCIFSNAQQKTYCNPINIDYGYTPIPNFSQWGNHRATADPVIVNYKGDYYLFSTNQWGYWYSSDMLNWKFNSRKFLRPWNEGYDELCAPAVGIIGDTMIVFGSTYTSKFTIWMSTNPKANEWKPLVDSFEIGGWDPSFFTDDDGRLYLYNGSSNKFPMYGIELNRKTLQPIGTRKEMYLLEPWRFGWQRFGEHMDNTFLDPFIEGSHMTKHNGKYYLQYGAPGTEFSGYADGLLVGNEPLGFFEAQSDPLSIKLGGFVRGAGHGATFQDNYQNYWHVSTTVLSVKNTFERRLGIWPTGFDKDGNMYCNTTFGDYPHFIPAPGFSGSTYGANGKSGYFTGWMLLNYNKAVQVSSTLGGYLPNNAVDELIKTYWSAATVNKGEYIQTDLGNISTVNAVQINYADQDVESNHLGKWNDQYHQYKLYYSVDGKKWNVLVDKSNNKTDIPHEHVELEKPVQARFIKLENIHMPTGKFAISGFRVFGNGNGSKPDAVQGFIVLRTEKDKRSAFIKWKPVDNAFAYNIYYGTHPDKLYTSIMVHSNNEYWMKAMDSQKAYYYSIESINENGTSERTKVIKAD
- the bglX gene encoding beta-glucosidase BglX, which produces MKLLQKLTLFSVVFALVFIAAQKPDDSKMKLFIDALMQKMTLDEKIGQLNLPGSGDIVTGQAGNSDIGKKIREGKVGGLFNIKSVEKIRAVQKVAVEESRLKIPLLFGMDVIHGYETVFPIPLGLSCSWDMNLIERSARIAAVEASADGINWTFSPMVDIARDPRWGRVAEGSGEDAYLGSQIAKAMVQGYQGKDLSLNNTIMACVKHYALYGAAEAGRDYNTTDMSRYRMYNEYFPPYKAAVDAGAGSVMASFNDVDGIPATANKWLMTTVLRNQWGFKGFVVTDYTGINEMIEHGIGDLKTVSGKALNAGIDMDMVGEGFLLTLKQSLKEGKVTMQMIDAACRRILEAKYKLGLFDDPYRYCNPERAKTDIFTSAHRKAARETAAQSFVLLKNQNNVLPLKKSGTIALIGPMADNKENMPGTWSVAANFSKATSVLTGLKEVIGDKVKILTARGSNLDSDSLFEVRAGMFGKSLHRDSRPADVIMKEAVDIANQSDVIVAVLGESSEMSGESSSRSNIEIPKAQKELLKALLKTGKPVVLVLFTGRPLALKWENENVSAILNVWFGGSEAGYAIADVLFGDVNPSGKLSTTFPQNVGQVPIFYNHKNTGRPLAEGKWFEKFRSNYLDVSNEPVYPFGFGLSYTNFSYGDVKLSSTSLKGNQTLTATVTVTNTGKVDGKEVVQLYIRDLIGSVTRPVKELKGFQKIDLKAGETRTVSFRITPNDLKFYNYDLKYDWEAGDFQVMIGGNSRDVKMGTVKWMK